In Aspergillus flavus chromosome 3, complete sequence, one genomic interval encodes:
- a CDS encoding putative histone h1.3 produces the protein MSNKPKPDTLLGLTNSEQKILLLSILCTDESNKLDLDKLAQYGGYKNPASASTTYRNAKRKLSDYKPEPPTSAEGSSANTPKRGRPPKKAAAAEPPMAADTEPVEEEAAPAPKAKRQRIIKKGIAKVIKKDSYEYAPVLLRTRNQNEHR, from the exons ATGTCCAACAAACCCAAGCCCGACACTCTCCTAGGCCTCACCAACTCCGAGCAGAAAATCCTCCTCCTGAGCATCCTCTGCACCGACGAAAGCAACAAA CTTGACCTCGACAAACTGGCCCAGTACGGCGGGTACAAGAACCCAGCCTCAGCTAGTACAACATACCGGAACGCAAAGCGTAAGCTGAGCGACTACAAGCCAGAACCACCCACCTCCGCTGAGGGCTCCTCAGCCAACACCCCCAAGAGGGGCCGACCCCCCAAGAAGGCTGCGGCCGCAGAGCCCCCAATGGCTGCCGACACGGAACccgtggaagaagaagcagcgcCAGCCCCCAAAGCGAAGCGCCAGCGTATCATTAAGAAGGGCATCGCAAAGGTGATCAAGAAAGACTCGTATGAGTATGCCCCTGTCCTGCTACGCACGAGAAATCAAAATGAACACCGCTAA
- a CDS encoding putative RNA polymerase II mediator complex component Med8 (Mediator of RNA polymerase II transcription subunit 8): MATPTQEQLKTLEQSRQRLVQLTRSLASLITSLNQSDPLPSWSSLQSQASIISNNLLSVSDHLSDNRDLLTSLVAYPGPDYPGRTQANTLEQLLRTKLDPRVEDWVARGRKAGASALEDKSGLAEAELAELWDWAPVEANQEARRRNWGGNFTLEEREMGVQNVVTGLARVLEDEGSESEDEEEGEEDEMEIVGVRRQSAGAGFEFDIAPASAAQHQQQKFVEPAVPLEDILRFMTTGAEPGKR, translated from the exons atggCCACCCCAACGCAAGAACAGCTGAAAACCCTCGAACAATCCCGCCAGCGACTGGTCCAGCTCACGCGCTCGCTGGCGTCCCTAATCACAAGTCTAAATCAAAGTGATCCTCTGCCATCTTG gtcctCTCTCCAATCCCAAGCCAGCATCATCTCAAACAACCTCCTCAGCGTCTCTGACCACCTCTCGGACAACCGTGATCTCCTTACTTCCCTCGTCGCATACCCGGGCCCCGACTATCCGGGCCGTACACAGGCCAACACCCTCGAACAGCTTCTTCGGACGAAACTCGACCCCCGCGTCGAGGACTGGGTTGCGCGCGGTCGCAAGGCGGGCGCGTCTGCGCTAGAGGATAAATCGGGGCTGGCGGAGGCGGAGCTGGCGGAATTGTGGGATTGGGCACCCGTGGAGGCGAATCAGGAGGCGAGGCGGAGGAACTGGGGTGGGAATTTTACGCTCgaggagagggagatggGGGTGCAGAATGTTGTTACGGGGTTGGCGAGggtgttggaggatgaggggaGTGAgagtgaggatgaggaggaaggggaggaggatgagatggaGATTGTGGGTGTTAGAAGGCAGTCGGCTGGGGCTGGGTTTGAATTTGATATTGCGCCTGCTTCGGCTGCGCAGCATCAGCAGCAGAAGTTTGTGGAGCCTGCCGTGCCGTTGGAGGATATTTTGAGGTTTATGACTACAGGGGCGGAGCCGGGGAAGAGGTGA
- a CDS encoding putative DNA mismatch repair protein Msh6 (mismatch repair ATPase MSH6), with the protein MAKGPPASSSPAATPPSGVLKRTTSSTQNMKNQKSILGFFQKSSPSTPSTARNAEPASSPAQRVSEQRGAARGSVKSDKKKSLPQLSDLSPVPSSDLVEPEEDEGHIQATSNDAKTDSPSRRPKKQVNYFESDSEGEDDDEKIFRPGRKSSKISKRRKLSPESDDEFEQGGDDAGYSDEDMDDFIVADDSDEDVKTSKKRKRPTQPKPKSSSVPPVPSFEEDMDLNIPDASSGSAMKWTYDPDSAEPRQNRTAPAKSKSPSGKKLKAHVTEPEQRYAWLANIRDIDGHSPGHPDYDPRTLYIPPLAWAKFSPFEKQYWEIKQKFWDTVVFFKKGKFYELYENDATIGHQLFDLKLTDRVNMRMVGVPEMSLDHWANQFVAKGFKIARVDQIESALGKEMRERDGKKGGKEDKVIRRELSSVLTAGTLVEGSMLQDDMSTYCVAIKEAIIEDFPAFGLAFVDTATGQFFLSEFVDDADMTKFETFVAQTRPQELLLEKSTVSQKALRILKNNTGPTTIWNHLKPGKEFWEADITVKEMDVSEYFVSEDDDNLKAWPEALRAARDKELVMSAFGALVQYLRLLKLDRDLITIGNFSSYDPIKKASSLVLDGQTLINMEIFANSFDGGSDGTLFQLLNRCITPFGKRMFKQWVCHPLIDAKKINARLDAVDALNADPNIRDQFSSQLTKMPDLERLISRIHAANCKAQDFLRVLEGFEQIEYTVSLLKDSGSGEGVIGQLISAMPDLNELLEYWKTAFDRTKARENGILVPKSGVEEDFDNSQEYIEELHNELDSLLKRVRRELGSTAICYRDNGKEIYQLEVPIKVKNIPKNWDQMSATKQVKRYYFPELRTIIRKLQEAQETHSQIVKEVAGRFYARFDEHYITWLAAVKIISQLDCLISLAKASSSLGQPSCRPVFVEDERSVLEFEELRHPCLLSSVEDFIPNDIKLGGDRANIDLLTGANAAGKSTVLRMTCVAVIMAQIGCYLPCQSARLTPVDRIMSRLGANDNIFAAQSTFFVELSETKKILSEATPRSLVILDELGRGTSSYDGVAVAQAVLHHVATHIGALGFFATHYHSLAAEFEGHPEITPKRMKIHVDDEERRVTFLYKLEDGVAEGSFGMHCAAMCGISSKVIERAEVAAKQWEHTSRLKESLERRKGGGFIGLGWWSDVAWALRESSDVNEHEVTDRGLDVLLKAIEAL; encoded by the exons ATGGCAAAAGGACCGCCCGCATCCTCTTCCCCGGCCGCAACGCCTCCCTCCGGAGTGCTTAAACGAACTACTTCTAGCACTCAGAACATGAAGAACCAGAAGTCAATTCTAGGTTTCTTTCAGAAGTCATCACCATCCACTCCATCTACTGCTCGCAATGCTGAACCAGCTTCGTCGCCTGCTCAGAGAGTATCGGAGCAGCGCGGGGCTGCCAGAGGGTCCGTGAAGagcgacaagaagaagagtctCCCACAGCTCTCGGACCTTAGCCCGGTACCAAGTAGTGATCTAGTTGAGcctgaggaggatgagggccATATTCAG GCGACTTCTAATGACGCAAAGACCGATTCCCCATCTCGACGG CCTAAAAAGCAGGTCAACTACTTCGAGTCCGATTCAGAAGgcgaggatgacgacgaaaAGATATTCCGCCCAGGCCGGAAAAGTAGCAAAATATCTAAGCGAAGAAAGTTATCTCCCGAGAGCGATGATGAATTTGAACAAGGTGGAGATGATGCCGGCTACTCGGACGAAG ATATGGATGATTTTATCGTTGCGGATGACTCAGATGAGGACGTAAAGACTtcgaagaagcgcaagaggCCAACTCAACCGAAGCCCAAGTCGTCGTCTGTACCGCCAGTCCCATCCTttgaggaggatatggattTGAACATTCCTGATGCATCTTCTGGCTCCGCGATGAAATGGACGTATGATCCGGATAGTGCCGAGCCTCGTCAGAATCGAACAGCCCCTGCGAAGTCGAAGAGCCCATCTGGTAAGAAACTGAAAGCTCACGTTACAGAACCAGAGCAACGCTATGCCTGGCTGGCAAACATTCGGGATATAGATGGCCATTCCCCGGGCCACCCTGACTACGACCCTCGTACCCTTTATATTCCTCCACTGGCTTGGGCTAAATTTTCACCCTTCGAAAAACAGTACTGGGAGATCAAGCAGAAGTTTTGGGACACGGTCGTATTTTTTAAGAAGGGAAAGTTTTATGAGCTTTATGAAAATGACGCCACCATTGGACACCAGTTATTCGACCTCAAACTTACCGATCGCGTGAACATGCGTATGGTGGGTGTTCCTGAAATGAGCTTGGATCACTGGGCAAATCAGTTTGTCGCCAAGGGATTCAAGATTGCTCGCGTCGACCAAATAGAGTCCGCCCTCGGCAAGGAAATGCGCGAAagagatggaaagaaagggggcaaagaagacaaggTCATCAGGAGAGAGCTGTCTTCTGTCCTTACTGCTGGAACGCTGGTTGAGGGTTCGATGCTGCAGGATGACATGTCTACTTACTGCGTAGCTATCAAAGAAGCCATCATAGAGGATTTCCCTGCGTTTGGGCTAGCTTTCGTTGACACAGCGACGGGACAATTCTTCTTGTCGGAGTTTGTCGATGATGCCGACATGACAAAGTTTGAAACATTCGTGGCTCAGACTCGCCCGCAAGAACTACTTCTCGAAAAGTCCACAGTTTCACAGAAGGCACTCCGAATTTTGAAGAATAATACAGGCCCCACTACCATTTGGAACCACTTGAAGCCAGGGAAAGAGTTCTGGGAAGCGGACATTACGGTGAAAGAAATGGATGTCAGCGAGTATTTTGTTTCTGAGGACGATGACAACCTGAAGGCGTGGCCGGAAGCTCTTCGAGCGGCTCGCGATAAAGAACTAGTGATGTCAGCCTTTGGGGCGTTGGTACAATATCTCCGGCTCTTGAAACTTGACCGTGACTTGATCACAATCGGTAACTTCTCCTCGTACGATCCAATCAAGAAGGCTTCTAGCCTAGTGTTGGATGGCCAGACCCTTATCAACATGGAAATCTTTGCAAATTCATTTGATGGAGGCTCTGATGGGACACTATTCCAGCTTTTGAATCGCTGCATCACACCATTCGGCAAGCGCATGTTCAAGCAGTGGGTTTGCCACCCGCTGATAGATGCGAAGAAAATCAATGCCAGATTGGATGCTGTTGATGCCCTTAACGCGGATCCTAACATTCGGGATCAGTTTTCTTCACAATTGACCAAGATGCCTGATTTGGAAAGACTGATTTCCCGTATTCATGCTGCTAATTGCAAAGCCCAGGACTTCCTGCGTGTGCTGGAGGGCTTCGAGCAAATTGAATACACCGTGAGTCTTCTTAAGGACAGTGGTTCTGGAGAAGGCGTTATTGGTCAGTTGATAAGTGCGATGCCGGACCTGAATGAGTTGCTTGAATACTGGAAAACAGCATTTGACCGCACCAAAGCAAGGGAGAATGGCATTCTAGTACCTAAATCAGGCGTTGAAGAAGACTTCGACAACTCCCAAGAGTACATCGAAGAACTCCACAACGAGCTTGATAGTCTTCTGAAGCGGGTTCGTCGTGAGTTAGGCTCTACTGCCATTTGCTACCGTGACAACGGCAAGGAGATCTACCAGTTGGAGGTGCCGATCAAGGTAAAGAACATTCCCAAGAACTGGGACCAGATGTCAGCAACTAAACAAGTGAAACGGTATTATTTCCCTGAACTTCGGACGATCATCCGTAAATTGCAGGAAGCCCAAGAGACACATAGTCAGATTGTGAAAGAAGTCGCTGGCCGATTCTATGCCCGGTTTGACGAACATTATATAACATGGCTGGCAGCAGTCAAGATTATCTCGCAGCTGGACTGCTTGATAAGTCTTGCAAAGGCTTCCTCATCTTTGGGACAACCAAGTTGCCGCCCTGTCTTTGTTGAGGATGAGCGAAGTGTACTCGAATTCGAGGAGCTACGCCATCCGTGCCTCCTCTCCTCTGTGGAAGACTTCATACCGAATGACATCAAATTGGGGGGTGACCGTGCTAACATTGATCTTCTCACTGGTGCTAATGCTGCCGGAAAATCCACTGTCCTTCGAATG ACGTGTGTCGCCGTGATCATGGCTCAGATCGGTTGCTACTTGCCTTGCCAATCTGCGCGATTGACCCCCGTGGACCGCATCATGTCCCGTTTAGGCGCAAATGACAATATCTTCGCCGCTCAGTCAACGTTCTTCGTAGAGCTTTCcgaaaccaagaagatcctctCCGAAGCTACTCCCCGATCTTTGGTTATCCTCGATGAATTGGGTCGTGGAACCAGCTCATACGACGGAGTGGCCGTGGCCCAAGCCGTACTGCACCATGTTGCTACGCACATTGGAGCCTTGGGATTCTTCGCGACCCACTACCACTCCCTGGCGGCTGAGTTTGAAGGACACCCTGAGATCACACCGAAACGCATGAAGATCCATGTAGACGATGAGGAGCGACGTGTTACGTTCCTGTATAAACTGGAAGACGGTGTTGCCGAAGGTAGTTTCGGCATGCACTGTGCCGCCATGTGTGGTATTTCCAGCAAGGTCATCGAGAGAGCGGAGGTCGCCGCAAAGCAATGGGAACACACTAGTCGTCTCAAAGAGAGTCTTGAACGCCGAAAAGGTGGTGGTTTCattgggttgggttggtggagCGATGTCGCCTGGGCCCTTCGAGAGTCCTCTGACGTCAATGAGCACGAAGTCACCGATAGAGGTCTGGACGTACTTCTTAAGGCTATTGAAGCTCTGTGA
- a CDS encoding putative heme a biosynthesis protein: MILLRSSFRRLGSTRDPSLVCSRCLIRNNRSHPPSALRSFLSSARSQSSVADDQSSSAVLQKTYFSANRGIEGTVSKDGISPSLSTTSSAQANAANTSRSEGEAGSASMQSIESELPHRRRKRLKEEAAGNNGTDHVIPPDASAQLSHLSATLPQTSIRRKIAAYLALTKPRLSVLIVLSTTSAYGMYPISSLLALDPSMTPLPTLSTSTLTLLYLTAGTFLSSCSANTLNMMFEPKYDALMSRTRNRPIVRGLVSRRAALLFAVATAASGLALLYFGTNPTVTGLSAANIFLYAFVYTPLKRIHVINTWVGAIVGGIPPLMGWVAAAGQTATTGHDTWRDMLFSKDSIGGWLLGGILFAWQFPHFNALSHTIREEYKRAGYKMLCWVNPARNARVALRYSILMFPISIGLWYVGVVGHGFLVSSSIANGWLVKEAYHFWQHQGANGTARGLFWASIWQLPILLVGGLVTKKGLWDGVWRNAFGQPEEDEDDYLYYDDEGEDEETGNQIVSQSASVAGSRPANAA; the protein is encoded by the coding sequence ATGATCCTCCTCCGCTCATCTTTCCGGAGGCTGGGATCGACTCGCGATCCGTCCCTCGTATGTTCACGATGCCTCATACGCAACAATCGTTCTCATCCGCCCTCCGCCCTCCGCAGCTTCCTGTCGTCCGCGCGATCACAGTCAAGTGTTGCAGATGATCAATCCTCTTCCGCCGTCCTCCAGAAGACGTATTTCTCTGCGAATCGAGGCATTGAGGGTACAGTGAGCAAGGATGGCATTTCCCCGTCGTTATCCACCACCAGTTCCGCGCAAGCGAATGCTGCCAATACCTCCAGAAGCGAAGGAGAGGCGGGGTCGGCCTCTATGCAATCAATTGAGTCGGAATTGCCCCATCGTCGAAGGAAACGTCTAAAGGAAGAGGCAGCTGGGAATAACGGAACAGATCATGTTATTCCTCCAGATGCCTCGGCGCAGTTGTCGCACCTCTCAGCCACCCTCCCCCAAACCTCTATTCGACGTAAAATAGCCGCTTATCTTGCTCTCACGAAACCTCGTCTTTCAGTGTTGATCGTGCTGTCTACGACATCTGCCTATGGCATGTACCCTATCTCGTCTCTCCTTGCTCTCGACCCATCAATGACGCCGCTCCCGACTCTATCAACTTCTACACTTACTCTTCTTTACCTCACGGCGGGAACATTCCTTTCGTCCTGCAGTGCCAATACATTGAATATGATGTTCGAACCGAAATATGATGCACTGATGTCCCGGACACGGAACCGGCCCATCGTCCGCGGTCTCGTCTCCCGCCGTGCTGCCCTCCTGTTTGCCGTTGCTACAGCCGCCTCGGGTCTCGCTCTGCTCTACTTCGGCACGAACCCAACTGTGACTGGTCTGTCGGCCGCTAACATCTTCCTATACGCCTTCGTTTATACGCCATTGAAGCGTATACATGTGATCAATACCTGGGTCGGTGCTATTGTAGGAGGTATTCCTCCGCTCATGGGTTGGGTCGCAGCGGCAGGCCAGACAGCGACAACCGGCCACGACACATGGCGCGACATGCTCTTCAGCAAAGATAGCATTGGTGGCTGGTTGCTCGGAGGCATCTTATTCGCCTGGCAATTTCCCCATTTCAACGCCCTCTCCCATACTATCCGCGAGGAATACAAGAGAGCCGGATACAAAATGCTCTGCTGGGTTAATCCCGCTCGAAATGCCCGTGTCGCGTTGCGTTATTCTATCCTGATGTTCCCGATCTCCATTGGTCTTTGGTATGTTGGTGTTGTCGGCCACGGCTTCTTGGTAAGTAGCTCAATCGCCAACGGTTGGTTAGTGAAAGAAGCATATCATTTCTGGCAGCATCAAGGTGCCAATGGCACAGCCCGCGGTTTGTTCTGGGCCAGTATCTGGCAACTTCCCATCCTGCTTGTCGGCGGTCTCGTTACAAAGAAGGGTCTATGGGACGGTGTCTGGAGAAACGCCTTCGGCCAacctgaagaagacgaggatgattaTCTCTACTATGACGACGAAggtgaggatgaagagacaGGAAATCAGATCGTATCTCAGTCAGCGTCTGTGGCTGGCTCCCGTCCTGCCAACGCTGCATAG
- a CDS encoding putative aspartyl-tRNA synthetase: protein MILSRAGRVTPRLCSRYIGISNYLRSSRTGLRGGIQGRTYSPSLFHTRSILCEQRDTIVEHPQFLEQYKQAVEFPAATYDFESFLSQATPDEEVVLHGYLGVRKDLSKKLAFVRLTDPTMRHSIQLVSLAKNGALEKLKAVRANSPVAVRGKVKAKQAKGSEMEKTDPWEIQVDDIRTLNDFPSDIIMKSDTVFPPKQRFLQLRSDSELRDALRFRAQVHNVCKEELEQCRPPFVEIETPLLFKSTPEGAREFLVPTRKRGLAYALPQSPQQYKQILMASGIPRYFQFARCFRDEDLRADRQPEFTQLDMEMSFATGEDVMRTVEGIIRRLWSTLMKDPAPSGPFQRMSYQDAMSRYGSDKPDTRFGMEISRIEHLLPVDLVSKITPLTLPIVEVFKLENNENDPAAMSEFISQFLDSPAGVPFNNNPEGGPGIFVYDAKKPLCGLQPFGFEAAEYLEELLELDHGDLIVIQAREKAPFSGGSTPIGDLRRALHSAAVSSGFKPAPTGFDFRWIVDFPLFSPSSDSEPGQGGAAGISSTHHPFTAPKTAADVDLLLTDPTKVVADHYDLVVNGVELGGGSRRIHDATVQEFILRDILQMPAERLADFSHLLEALRAGCPPHAGLALGFDRLVAVMLGKESVRDVIAFPKIGKVGEDPMVKAPSVMTEEALETYHLQLKE from the exons ATGATATTGAGCAGAGCGGGGCGGGTTACTCCGCGCCTTTGCTCAAGGTATATCGGGATCTCGAACTATCTCCGCAGCAGTAGAACAGGATTGAGAGGAGGTATTCAAGGTCGTACTTATTCTCCAAGTCTGTTTCATACAAGGTCTATCCTTTGTGAACAGCGTGACACTATAGTGGAGCACCCACAGTTCCTAGAACAATACAAACAAGCTG TTGAATTTCCTGCTGCTACATATGACTTTGAATCATTTCTCTCTCAGGCTACCCCAGATGAAGAAGTGGTACTCCATGGCTATCTCGGAGTACGTAAAGATCTATCCAAGAAGCTTGCCTTTGTGCGCTTAACAGACCCAACGATGAGGCATAGCATCCAGCTAGTCTCGCTAGCCAAGAACGGTGCTTTAGAAAAGCTCAAAGCTGTGCGTGCAAACAGTCCCGTTGCTGTTCGAGGAAAGGTCAAGGCGAAGCAGGCGAAAGGCTCcgagatggagaagaccgATCCCTGGGAAATTCAAGTTGATGATATTCGAACACTAAATGATTTTCCAAGTGATATCATAATGAAGTCCGACACTGTTTTCCCCCCCAAGCAGCGATTCCTGCAGTTGCGTTCGGACAGTGAGTTGCGTGATGCACTGCGATTCCGCGCTCAAGTGCACAATGTCTGcaaagaagagctggaacAATGTCGACCACCGTTCGTGGAAATCGAAACGCCTCTTTTGTTCAAGTCGACACCCGAAGGTGCTCGTGAATTCCTTGTGCCAACCAGAAAGCGCGGCTTGGCATATGCTTTGCCTCAGAGTCCGCAACAGTATAAGCAGATTTTGATGGCGAGCGGGATACCAAGATATTTCCAGTTCGCGCGGTGTTTCCGCGATGAAGACCTTCGTGCAGACAGACAGCCGGAATTTACTCAG CTCGATATGGAAATGTCTTTTGCCACTGGGGAGGACGTTATGCGGACCGTAGAAGGGATCATACGCAGACTGTGGTCAACTTTGATGAAAGACCCCGCGCCATCGGGCCCATTCCAAAGAATGTCCTACCAGGACGCCATGAGTCGCTATGGCTCCGACAAGCCCGATACTCGGTTCGGAATGGAGATCTCGCGAATTGAGCACCTTCTTCCGGTGGACCTTGTCAGCAAGATTACACCCCTGACCCTTCCTATAGTTGAGGTTTTCAAGCTCGAAAACAACGAGAATGACCCCGCCGCTATGTCCGAATTCATCTCTCAATTCCTTGACTCTCCAGCCGGAGTGCCgttcaacaacaacccagAAGGTGGCCCAGGCATTTTCGTGTACGACGCAAAGAAGCCCTTATGCGGTTTGCAACCGTTTGGCTTCGAGGCCGCCGAGTACTTAGAAGAACTACTCGAGCTCGACCACGGCGACCTCATCGTAATTCAAGCCCGTGAAAAAGCGCCTTTCTCCGGCGGCTCGACTCCAATTGGTGACCTCCGTCGCGCCCTCCACTCCGCAGCTGTCTCATCTGGATTCAAGCCTGCCCCTACCGGCTTCGACTTCCGCTGGATAGTCGatttccccctcttctctccctccagCGACTCCGAGCCCGGCCAGGGAGGCGCGGCCGGAATCTCATCCACGCACCACCCTTTCACGGCCCCCAAGACTGCCGCCGACGTCGACCTCCTCCTAACAGACCCCACAAAGGTCGTCGCCGACCACTATGACCTCGTCGTCAACGGCGTCGAACTCGGCGGTGGCAGTCGCCGTATCCACGACGCTACGGTCCAGGAGTTCATCCTCCGAGATATCCTCCAGATGCCCGCCGAGCGGTTAGCGGACTTTTCCCACCTGCTAGAAGCTCTGCGAGCCGGGTGCCCACCGCATGCTGGTTTGGCGCTGGGGTTCGACCGTCTTGTCGCTGTGATGCTGGGTAAGGAATCTGTGAGAGACGTTATTGCGTTCCCGAAGATAGGCAAGGTTGGAGAAGACCCGATGGTTAAGGCGCCTAGCGTTATGACTGAAGAGGCATTGGAAACATACCATCTTCAACTCAAGGAGTGA
- a CDS encoding putative C-14 sterol reductase (delta(14)-sterol reductase) produces MPSHTESKYEFGGPLGAAAITVGLPILLYVFAFTCNDVTGCPVPSLLSPRTLSWGRLKSEIGWPLGGIWGLYSWEVTGVVLAYYLLSMFLWKILPAQEVRGTKLVQHDRPLTYRFNSFSSSVVQLAACAIGTYLKGADFVVWTYIADNYVQLLTANILISYALSAFVYVRSFSVDTNYPNKELRELAAGGNTGNSVYDFYIGRELNPRVSLPIFGEFDIKTWCEMRPGLTGWILLNLAFIAKQYRTYGFISDSILFTASVQAFYVLDGQYNESGILTMIDITTDGFGFMLSFGDLVWVPFLYSTQCRYLAVYPLHLGWTGIAAVSAVFALGLYIFRAANTQKNVFRTQPSDPSVANMPYIQTKRGTRLLTAGWWGMSRHINYFGDWLQSMPFSLPTGLAGYTIMSAGSAAALSTDFKMLDGREVVQGEAKGWGAIFTYFYVLYFAILLMHRERRDDAMCAKKYGEDWEEYRRIVKWRILPWVY; encoded by the exons ATGCCCTCTCATACTGAATCAAAGTATGAGTTTGGTGGACC TTTGGGTGCTGCTGCCATCACCGTGGGCCTCCCCATTCTGCTCTATGTCTTTGCCTTTACATGCAACGATGTAACTGGCTGTCCAGTACCATCACTACTAAGCCCTCGTACCCTGAGCTGGGGGAGGCTAAAATCCGAGATTGGATGGCCTCTTGGGGGCATCTGGGGTCTTTACAGTTGGGAGGTGACGGGGGTGGTGCTTGCATATTACCTCCTCAGCATGTTCCTCTGGAAGATTCTCCCTGCACAAGAAGTGCGTGGCACAAAGTTGGTTCAACACGATCGGCCGTTGACATACCGCTTTAACT CTTTCTCGTCTAGCGTTGTTCAGCTAGCTGCATGCGCCATTGGAACATATCTCAAGGGTGCAGACTTTGTTGTCTGGACGTACATCGCGGACAATTATGTGCAGCTATTGACCGCCAACATTCTGATATCATACGCCCTTTCCGCGTTTGTATACGTACGCAGCTTCAGCGTGGACACCAATTATCCAAACAAGGAGCTTCGTGAGTTAGCTGCTGGTGGAAACACTGGTAATTCTGTATACGATTTTTATATCGGTCGTGAGCTGAACCCTCGTGTGTCTCTCCCAATCTTCGGCGAATTTGACATCAAAACCTGGTGCGAGATGCGCCCCGGCCTGACTGGGTGGATATTGCTCAACTTAGCATTTATTGCCAAGCAATACCGCACCTATGGCTTCATCTCCGATAGTATCCTCTTCACTGCTTCCGTACAAGCATTCTACGTTCTTGACGGACAGTATAACGAATCCGGCATTCTTACCATGATTGACATTACCACGGATGGCTTTGGGTTCATGTTGTCTTTCGGAGATCTTGTTTGGGTACCATTTCTCTACTCAACCCAGTGCCGATACCTCGCAGTCTACCCCTTGCACCTCGGATGGACCGGTATCGCCGCCGTAAGTGCAGTCTTCGCACTCGGCCTGTACATTTTCCGCGCTGCCAACACGCAGAAGAACGTTTTCCGCACGCAGCCTAGTGATCCAAGTGTGGCAAACATGCCGTACATTCAAACCAAACGAGGAACAAGACTGCTGACGGCAGGATGGTGGGGCATGTCTCGCCATATCAATTACTTTGGGGACTGGCTGCAATCCATGCCCTTTAGTTTGCCGACAGGACTGGCAGGCTATACTATCATGTCTGCTGGCAGTGCCGCAGCCTTATCAACGGACTTCAAGATGCTTGATGGGCGGGAGGTTGTTCAGGGTGAGGCCAAGGGCTGGGGGGCCATTTTCACGTACTTTTATGTGCTCTACTTTGCCATCCTCTTGATGCATCGTGAACGGAGAGATGATGCTATGTGTGCGAAGAAATACGGAGAAGACTGGGAGGAATACAGGAGGATTGTGAAGTGGAGAATTCTGCCTTGGGTCTACTAG
- a CDS encoding putative monosaccharide-P-dolichol utilization protein (putative endoplasmic reticulum membrane protein Lec35/MPDU1), with protein MAASIMEPLQQNIITPLQPYLRQIVSSLPEPVHDTVTSLIGSSCHNALLVDLDVTKDPACTSLAISKALGIAIVGASAIVKVPQILKLIGSRSSAGVSFVSYALETASLLITLSYSVRNQFPFSTYGETALIAVQDVVVGVLVLTFADRSTAAAAFIAVVAASVYALLFDQTLVDAQTMSLLQAGAGALGVASKLPQIITIWREGGTGQLSAFAVFNYLAGSLSRIFTTLQEVDDKLILYGFIAGFTLNVILVTQMVYYWKAPTKPQKAKKAAPKPVERAPVAQTSSASPSPKPSGKTPTTRRRG; from the exons ATGGCCGCTTCCATCATGGAACCCCTCCAGCAAAATATCATCACCCCTCTCCAGCCTTACCTCCGTCAGATCGTCTCGTCGCTGCCGGAACCCGTCCACGATACCGTCACCTCGCTGATCGGATCATCCTGCCACAACGCTCTTTTGGTTGATCTCGATGTCACCAAAGACCCTGCCTGCACGTCCCTTGCTATCTCCAAGGCACTCGGAATTGCCATCGTGGGTGCCAGCGCTATCGTGAAGGTTCCCCAGATTCTGAAATTGATCGGATCTCGCTCCTCGGCCGGCGTGTCCTTTGTGTCGTACGCTCTCGAAACTGCTAGCTTGCTCATCACGCTGTCGTACAGTGTGCGCAACCAGTTTCCTTTCAGCACTTATGGCGAAACCGCGTTGATTGCCGTACAAGATGTAGTGGTGGGTGTTTTGGTGTTGACCTTCGCCGATCGATCAACTGCGGCTGCGGCGTTCATTGCCGTTGTTGCGGCCAGTGTGTACGCTTTGCTTTTCGATCAAACTTTGGTGGACGCGCAGACTATGTCTCTTTTGCaggctggtgctggtgcccTAGGCGTTGCGAGCAAGCTGCCCCAGATCATTACCATTTGGCGCGAAGGAGGCACTGGACAGTTGAGTGCTTTTGCG GTCTTCAACTACCTTGCCGGCTCTCTGTCCCGTATCTTCACTACCCTCCAGGAGGTAGACGACAAGCTGATTCTGTATGGCTTCATTGCTGGCTTCACTCTGAACGTGATCCTGGTAACCCAAATGGTGTACTATTGGAAGGCACCAACAAAGCCCcagaaagcgaagaaggcAGCTCCCAAGCCAGTAGAGAGGGCTCCTGTTGCACAGACCTCGAGCGCATCTCCCTCTCCTAAGCCGTCTGGAAAGACCCCCACTACGCGACGCCGCGGTTAG